One region of Armigeres subalbatus isolate Guangzhou_Male chromosome 3, GZ_Asu_2, whole genome shotgun sequence genomic DNA includes:
- the LOC134220400 gene encoding dimethyladenosine transferase 1, mitochondrial, with protein sequence MSSSTAVNTLLKSGARLPPLPTIRDLVRIYKLRAIKQLSQNFLMDERLTNKIVRAAGNIKDNYVLEVGPGPGGITRSIIRNFPRQLVVVEKDRRFLPTLELLSEASKDFLQMDIVRGDILQYRTGIAFPDCPKTEWNDKRAPVHIIGNLPFAISTRLLINWLREMSLQTGAWAYGRSSLTLTFQKEVAERIVAPILSEYRCRLSVMNQVWSKPELKFVIPGKAFVPKPDVDVGVVTIIPLKTPLTKVHFDVVEKVMRHIFSMRQKYCRRGIANLYPPDVRDELTELTFKMADVDPLARSFQLSTQECLRIAEAYDQLIQKNPEIKDYNYRARKHVNVDV encoded by the coding sequence ATGTCTTCATCTACCGCTGTTAACACCCTGTTGAAATCCGGTGCCCGTCTACCACCACTTCCGACCATTCGGGATTTGGTTCGAATCTACAAACTGAGAGCCATCAAACAGCTTTCCCAGAACTTTCTGATGGATGAGAGGTTGACCAACAAAATCGTTCGGGCAGCGGGCAACATTAAGGATAATTACGTCCTGGAAGTTGGTCCGGGCCCGGGTGGCATCACTCGATCAATTATTAGAAATTTCCCCCGCCAGTTAGTTGTTGTAGAGAAGGACAGACGATTTCTACCAACTTTGGAACTGCTGTCGGAAGCgtcaaaggatttcctgcaaATGGACATTGTTCGTGGCGATATATTGCAGTATCGGACCGGAATAGCTTTCCCTGATTGTCCCAAAACCGAATGGAATGACAAACGAGCCCCTGTGCACATTATTGGTAACTTACCTTTTGCCATTTCTACGAGGTTGCTCATCAATTGGCTTCGGGAAATGAGCCTGCAAACCGGAGCTTGGGCCTATGGGCGCAGTAGTCTCActttaacatttcaaaaggaAGTTGCAGAAAGGATAGTTGCCCCAATTCTTTCAGAATATCGATGCCGCCTATCGGTGATGAATCAAGTTTGGAGCAAACCAGAGCTGAAGTTTGTCATTCCAGGAAAAGCCTTCGTTCCCAAGCCCGACGTAGATGTGGGAGTTGTGACCATCATCCCCCTCAAGACACCTCTTACAAAAGTTCATTTCGATGTAGTGGAAAAAGTTATGCGTCACATCTTCTCGATGCGGCAGAAATACTGCCGAAGGGGTATAGCCAATCTTTATCCACCAGATGTACGAGATGAACTGACAGAGCTGACCTTTAAGATGGCCGATGTGGATCCGCTTGCGAGATCGTTTCAGTTATCGACTCAGGAATGTTTAAGAATCGCGGAAGCTTACGACCAGTTAATTCAGAAAAATCCCGAGATAAAGGATTACAATTATAGGGCACGGAAACATGTAAATGTAGAtgtatag
- the LOC134220401 gene encoding cytochrome c oxidase assembly factor 3, mitochondrial, whose protein sequence is MSSGSEQKEHGFKIDDSDRKLKKTEIDFMRLIEKQNLQRVQKLQRQKRNNKITALTIGGTVLGIYLYSMYSVKQERFLDDFEEPLKVEVTEKQ, encoded by the coding sequence ATGTCTTCGGGTTCCGAACAGAAAGAGCACGGTTTTAAAATCGACGACTCCGACCGGAAGCTGAAAAAAACCGAGATCGATTTCATGCGTTTGATCGAGAAGCAGAATCTGCAACGGGTCCAGAAGTTGCAGCGCCAGAAAAGGAATAACAAGATCACCGCCCTTACCATAGGTGGAACTGTTCTCGGAATTTACCTGTACTCTATGTACTCGGTGAAGCAGGAGAGATTCCTGGACGATTTCGAAGAACCGCTGAAAGTGGAAGTCACCGAGAAACAATAG